A window of the Streptomyces sp. NBC_00454 genome harbors these coding sequences:
- a CDS encoding DUF742 domain-containing protein — MNGQWYDADAGPLVRPYAMTGGRTKPGPHGVRFDLIALVVVDPAGTDEAAESLLEPEHRALLGLCRDETQSVAELAADADLPVGVVRVLLGDLLEAGHVKVSRPVPPAQLPDERILREVIEGLRAL, encoded by the coding sequence ATGAACGGCCAGTGGTACGACGCCGACGCGGGCCCGCTCGTCCGTCCGTACGCCATGACCGGCGGGCGTACGAAGCCGGGGCCGCACGGGGTCCGGTTCGACCTGATCGCCCTGGTCGTCGTGGATCCGGCGGGGACGGACGAGGCGGCCGAGTCTCTGCTGGAGCCCGAACACCGGGCACTGCTCGGCCTGTGCCGGGACGAGACCCAGTCGGTGGCGGAGCTCGCGGCGGACGCGGACCTGCCCGTGGGCGTGGTGCGGGTGCTGCTCGGGGACCTGCTGGAGGCCGGACACGTCAAGGTCAGCCGGCCGGTGCCTCCGGCGCAGCTGCCGGACGAGCGGATTCTGCGTGAAGTCATCGAGGGATTGCGAGCGCTGTGA
- a CDS encoding roadblock/LC7 domain-containing protein, with product MIEHQRIDLEGIRRSGELDWLLDDLVVRVREVRHAVVLSNDGLAVGASSALSREDAEHLAAVASGFHSLAKGAGRHFHAGGVRQTMVEMDEGFLFVAAAGDGSCLAVLSGAGADMGLIAYEMARLVKRVGEHLYTPPRFSARPPAAG from the coding sequence ATGATCGAACACCAGAGAATCGACCTGGAAGGCATCCGCAGGTCCGGCGAACTGGACTGGCTGCTGGACGACCTCGTGGTCCGGGTCCGCGAGGTCCGGCACGCGGTGGTCCTGTCCAACGACGGCCTGGCGGTGGGTGCTTCCAGCGCCCTCAGTCGGGAGGACGCCGAACACCTGGCGGCCGTGGCCTCCGGCTTCCACAGCCTGGCCAAGGGCGCGGGCCGGCACTTCCACGCCGGGGGCGTGCGCCAGACGATGGTGGAGATGGACGAGGGCTTCCTCTTCGTCGCGGCCGCCGGAGACGGCTCCTGCCTGGCCGTGCTCAGCGGGGCGGGCGCCGACATGGGGCTGATCGCCTACGAAATGGCCCGGCTGGTGAAGCGGGTCGGCGAGCACCTGTACACCCCGCCGCGGTTCTCGGCGCGCCCGCCGGCCGCCGGTTGA
- a CDS encoding nitrate- and nitrite sensing domain-containing protein, translating into MRRPRRSPEAAAQRPPAPADGRAKGTGRRAHAGPPAEESADRGGRAPFPVIPGGGSGKGGRAGGGTRLRLRPATVRAKIVSLLMVPVVSLLALWGFATVDAAQDIGRLSRAQQVDRELRAPVAAAVTELQAERRAAVRLLADPTAGQAATAQTPGQPGVLDQQANRTDTAVRALRLGDRNTVADSGDYRTDIVVRLRAFVAAAEALGPVRKDIAEHRATPDAAYETYTGLIDSALEVCGALSGGGRDAELGSDARVLLEFARAGEQLSREDALLTVPGPRSAETMRRLTGAVETRRALTDAAARDLPEAQQGAWQSVARSAVYADLTGAEDQALAAPAGGAANTSAKDASAKDPAAKDTRAGGASGVAAATVPVGWEAAYTSVSASMLEIGKAAHAASADRGDPVGAGVVSPAGVAVVLGLAAVAASLVISVRIGRALVVELVSLRNTALEIAHRKLPHAMDRLRAGQDIDVAAETPPGPAAEDEIAQVGEALATVHRAALSAAVERAELASGVSGVFVNLARRSQVLVHKQLTLLDSMERRADDPNELGDLFRLDHLTTRMRRHAESLIILSGAAPGRAWRMPIPLTNVVRAAVSEIEDYPRVEVRQLAEAAVIGGAVADLTHLLAELIENATQFSPPHTKVRVSGEPVGAGYVLEVEDRGLGMGREALQEANRRIEQSEALDLFDSDRLGLFVVSRLSARHGVKVHLRTSPYGGTTAVVLLPNSLLQGALTAAPPVGDRPQERRPAPEPAAALAPEPALERAQERAPEPSPAMSVVRDDVRGIPVPDRSPLREEPLPAPVAPIRPLGSGGAGPRTPVPAVAAASPTASAARAASPGPAGATVTELPRRVRQASLVPQLREAPAAKAPASARGTEDPPGRSPEQARDRMAAYRAGWVRGTRASTGAGIHENSPHAGSEGEGEGAR; encoded by the coding sequence ATGCGCAGACCCCGCAGATCACCGGAAGCAGCGGCGCAGCGGCCGCCCGCGCCTGCGGACGGCCGCGCCAAGGGGACGGGCCGCCGGGCGCACGCCGGGCCGCCCGCCGAGGAGTCGGCGGACCGCGGGGGCCGCGCCCCGTTCCCCGTCATACCCGGCGGCGGCAGCGGCAAGGGCGGCCGTGCCGGCGGCGGTACGAGGCTGCGGCTGCGCCCCGCCACCGTCCGCGCGAAGATCGTCTCGCTGCTGATGGTGCCGGTGGTCTCGCTGCTCGCCCTCTGGGGCTTCGCCACCGTGGACGCCGCCCAGGACATCGGCCGCCTGAGCCGTGCCCAGCAGGTCGACCGGGAGCTCAGGGCCCCCGTCGCGGCGGCGGTCACCGAATTGCAGGCCGAACGCCGCGCCGCCGTCCGGCTGCTGGCCGACCCCACCGCCGGCCAGGCCGCGACCGCCCAGACCCCCGGCCAGCCCGGCGTCCTGGACCAGCAGGCGAACCGCACCGACACCGCCGTACGGGCACTGCGGCTCGGCGACCGCAACACCGTGGCCGACTCCGGTGACTACCGGACCGACATCGTGGTCCGGCTGCGCGCCTTCGTCGCCGCGGCCGAGGCGCTGGGCCCGGTGCGCAAGGACATCGCCGAGCACCGTGCGACCCCGGACGCCGCCTACGAGACGTACACCGGTTTGATCGATTCGGCCCTGGAGGTCTGCGGAGCCCTCTCAGGCGGCGGCCGGGACGCGGAACTCGGCTCCGACGCCCGGGTCCTGCTGGAGTTCGCGCGAGCCGGGGAGCAACTGTCGCGGGAGGACGCGCTGCTGACGGTGCCGGGGCCGCGCAGCGCCGAAACGATGCGCCGCCTGACCGGCGCGGTCGAAACCCGCCGGGCCCTGACGGACGCCGCCGCCCGGGACCTGCCCGAAGCCCAGCAGGGCGCCTGGCAGTCGGTGGCCCGCAGCGCCGTCTACGCCGATCTCACCGGCGCCGAGGACCAGGCGCTGGCCGCTCCGGCGGGCGGAGCCGCCAACACCTCGGCCAAGGACGCCTCGGCCAAGGATCCCGCCGCCAAGGACACCCGCGCCGGTGGCGCGTCCGGGGTGGCGGCCGCGACCGTACCCGTCGGCTGGGAGGCCGCGTACACCTCCGTCTCCGCCTCCATGCTGGAGATCGGGAAAGCCGCCCACGCGGCCTCCGCGGACCGCGGCGACCCGGTCGGCGCGGGGGTGGTCAGCCCCGCCGGGGTCGCCGTGGTGCTGGGTCTGGCCGCCGTGGCCGCCTCGCTCGTCATCTCGGTCCGCATCGGCCGCGCCCTCGTCGTCGAACTGGTCTCGCTGCGCAACACCGCCCTGGAGATCGCCCACCGCAAACTCCCGCACGCCATGGACCGGTTGCGAGCCGGACAGGACATCGACGTGGCCGCCGAAACCCCGCCGGGCCCGGCCGCCGAGGACGAGATCGCCCAGGTCGGCGAGGCGCTGGCCACCGTCCACCGGGCCGCGCTCAGCGCCGCCGTCGAACGCGCCGAACTGGCCAGCGGCGTGAGCGGGGTCTTCGTCAACCTCGCCCGGCGCAGCCAGGTCCTGGTGCACAAACAGCTCACCCTGCTCGATTCGATGGAACGGCGCGCCGACGACCCGAACGAGCTCGGTGACCTCTTCCGCCTCGACCACCTCACCACCCGGATGCGAAGGCACGCGGAAAGTCTGATCATCCTGTCGGGTGCGGCCCCGGGGCGCGCCTGGAGGATGCCGATCCCGCTGACCAACGTCGTACGGGCCGCGGTCTCCGAGATCGAGGACTACCCGCGCGTCGAGGTCCGCCAGCTCGCCGAGGCGGCCGTCATCGGCGGGGCCGTGGCCGACCTCACCCACCTGCTCGCCGAACTCATCGAGAACGCGACCCAGTTCTCCCCGCCCCACACCAAGGTCCGGGTCAGCGGCGAGCCCGTCGGCGCCGGCTACGTCCTGGAGGTCGAGGACCGGGGGCTCGGCATGGGCCGCGAGGCCCTCCAGGAGGCCAACCGGCGCATCGAACAGTCCGAGGCGCTCGACCTCTTCGACAGCGACCGGCTCGGACTCTTCGTGGTCAGCCGCCTCTCGGCCCGCCACGGTGTGAAGGTGCACCTGCGCACCTCGCCGTACGGCGGCACCACCGCGGTGGTGCTGCTCCCGAACTCCCTGCTCCAGGGGGCCCTCACGGCCGCCCCGCCCGTCGGGGACCGGCCACAGGAGCGTCGGCCCGCGCCGGAGCCGGCCGCGGCCCTGGCCCCGGAGCCGGCCCTCGAGCGGGCACAGGAGCGGGCGCCGGAGCCGTCCCCGGCGATGAGCGTCGTACGGGACGACGTGCGCGGGATCCCGGTCCCGGACCGCAGCCCCCTGCGGGAGGAGCCCCTCCCCGCCCCGGTGGCGCCGATCCGCCCGCTCGGCTCCGGCGGCGCGGGTCCCCGTACGCCCGTCCCGGCGGTCGCGGCGGCCTCCCCGACGGCCTCCGCGGCCCGGGCCGCTTCCCCGGGCCCGGCCGGGGCCACGGTGACCGAACTGCCGCGCCGGGTCCGCCAGGCCAGCCTCGTCCCGCAACTGCGCGAGGCCCCCGCTGCCAAGGCTCCGGCCTCGGCGCGCGGCACCGAGGACCCTCCCGGGCGCAGCCCCGAGCAGGCGCGCGACCGGATGGCGGCGTACCGGGCCGGCTGGGTGCGCGGCACCCGGGCGAGTACCGGGGCGGGCATTCACGAGAACTCCCCTCACGCAGGCAGCGAAGGCGAAGGCGAAGGAGCACGGTGA
- a CDS encoding MHYT domain-containing protein, with protein sequence MGHLDHAAYGWLTPALSYVMASIGAALGLRCTVRALDATTGPSRRNWLLTAASAIGTGIWTMHFVAMLGFQVTGTEIHYNVPLTILSLLVAMVVVGAGVFVVGYGKDRGRALVFGGLTTGIGVASMHYLGMAALRLHGTVSYAPLTVGLSVAIAVVAATAALWAALNIKSPMAVAVASLVMGAAVSSMHYTGMLAVAVNVVPSDEALPGATAMQFIFPLAVGLGSYLFITSAFVALSPTADERTASAAASADRRLGEQGALGEQGAPASVL encoded by the coding sequence ATGGGACACCTGGACCACGCCGCCTATGGCTGGCTTACCCCCGCGCTGTCATATGTGATGGCTTCGATCGGCGCTGCCCTCGGGCTGCGCTGCACCGTCCGCGCGCTCGACGCGACGACCGGACCCTCCCGCCGCAACTGGCTCCTCACGGCGGCCTCCGCCATCGGGACCGGCATCTGGACGATGCACTTCGTCGCGATGCTCGGCTTCCAGGTCACCGGGACCGAGATCCACTACAACGTGCCGCTGACCATCCTCAGCCTGCTCGTCGCCATGGTCGTCGTCGGAGCCGGAGTCTTCGTCGTCGGCTACGGCAAGGACCGCGGCCGAGCCCTCGTCTTCGGCGGCCTCACCACCGGCATCGGCGTCGCGAGCATGCACTACCTCGGCATGGCGGCCCTGCGGCTGCACGGCACGGTCTCCTACGCGCCGCTGACCGTCGGCCTCTCCGTCGCCATCGCCGTCGTCGCCGCCACCGCGGCCCTGTGGGCCGCGCTCAACATCAAGTCCCCGATGGCCGTCGCCGTCGCCTCGCTCGTCATGGGCGCGGCGGTCAGCAGCATGCACTACACCGGAATGCTCGCCGTCGCCGTCAACGTCGTCCCCTCGGACGAGGCGCTGCCGGGAGCCACCGCCATGCAGTTCATCTTCCCGCTCGCCGTCGGCCTCGGCTCCTACCTCTTCATCACCTCCGCGTTCGTCGCGCTGTCCCCGACCGCCGACGAGCGGACGGCCTCCGCCGCGGCCTCCGCCGACCGGCGCCTCGGTGAGCAGGGCGCGCTGGGTGAGCAGGGCGCGCCCGCTTCCGTCCTCTGA
- a CDS encoding class I SAM-dependent methyltransferase, protein MSEDRTQERAQDQHHVQEFFGARAGDWDRKFPGDGPAFTAAVAEFALRPGDRVLDAGCGTGRALTALRAAVGPSGTVLGADVTPQMLSAARDAGRDAEGTLLLTDVVRLPLRDEVLDAVFAAGLIAHLPEPAANLRELARVVRPGGRLALFHPIGRAALAARHGRALTPEDLRAEHNLGPLLAGSGWRLTSYADEDARFLALAVRTP, encoded by the coding sequence ATGAGCGAAGACCGCACGCAGGAGCGCGCACAGGACCAGCACCACGTCCAGGAGTTCTTCGGAGCACGCGCGGGCGACTGGGACCGCAAGTTCCCCGGGGACGGGCCGGCCTTCACGGCCGCCGTGGCCGAGTTCGCACTGCGGCCCGGGGACCGGGTGCTCGACGCGGGCTGCGGCACCGGGCGGGCGCTGACCGCGCTGCGCGCGGCCGTCGGCCCGTCGGGAACCGTGCTCGGCGCCGACGTCACCCCGCAGATGCTGAGCGCCGCGCGGGACGCCGGCCGGGACGCCGAGGGCACGCTGCTGCTCACGGACGTGGTCCGGCTGCCGCTGCGCGACGAGGTGCTGGACGCGGTGTTCGCCGCCGGCCTGATCGCCCACCTGCCGGAGCCCGCGGCCAACCTGCGCGAACTCGCCCGCGTGGTCCGCCCCGGCGGCCGGCTCGCACTGTTCCACCCGATCGGGCGAGCCGCGCTCGCGGCGCGCCACGGCCGCGCGCTGACCCCCGAGGACCTGCGGGCCGAGCACAACCTCGGCCCGCTGCTGGCCGGTTCGGGCTGGCGCCTGACCTCGTACGCCGACGAGGACGCCCGCTTCCTCGCACTGGCGGTCCGCACGCCCTGA